A single Prevotella sp. E15-22 DNA region contains:
- a CDS encoding DNA translocase FtsK 4TM domain-containing protein has protein sequence MAKKKSKKSMSQSASPSMLESLGLRHISQVFQNERLHFFLGMLLFALSVCLTWAFVSYFTTGAADQSIIENLREGDLENEPQKFGNAVGSLGAYAAYFFMNHCFGVSSFGLPLLMFLFSLALMKAYKPSLLKWFICVAVVMEWFSVALAKFATPLCSSSHFCPGGEHGLYVCRLLERYIGSPGLVAILIIVAILFLMYVSSETIVWIRKILNPMGFVRKVKFTVNNNDTTEVAPDDSYEKLIQTEEDPEVFDNPQTQVVDFGQQKTVVEPVVTTMEQKDEPEIEITVAGEEEKADDTENPQVDVDNLEPYDPKRDLENYHYPTLDLLNTYESDGKPYIDMEEQTANKNRIIEVLRTFGIEISSIKATVGPTITLYEITPAQGVRISKIRGLEDDIALSLKALGIRIIAPIPGKGTIGIEVPNAKANIVSMESILNSKKFQETTMELPCAMGKTITNEVFMFDLAKAPHLLVAGATGQGKSVGLNAILTSLLYKKHPAEMKIVLVDPKMVEFSIYAKIANHFLAKVPDDNASPIITDTTKVIRTLQSLCVEMDARYELLMAAGERNIKDYNRKFIARKLNPEKGHKFMPYIVVVIDEYGDLIMTAGKEIELPIARIAQKARAVGIHMIIATQRPTTNIITGTIKANFPARIAFKVSQGIDSKTILDRMGAQQLIGRGDMLYLQGNDPVRVQCAFVDTPEVDNINQFIAQQQGYLEPYELPEPPVSESEGLSSSGSDADLSHLDPMFDDAARLIVHEQSGSTSLIQRKFAIGYNRAGRLMDQLEKAGIVGQAHGSKPREVLIQDDMSLENLLNSLK, from the coding sequence ATGGCTAAGAAAAAGAGCAAGAAGTCGATGTCGCAATCTGCAAGTCCGTCTATGTTGGAATCATTGGGACTACGTCATATTTCACAAGTTTTTCAAAATGAGCGTTTGCATTTCTTCTTAGGAATGCTTCTTTTTGCGCTCTCTGTTTGCTTAACGTGGGCCTTTGTTTCATACTTCACAACAGGAGCTGCCGACCAGAGTATCATTGAGAATTTAAGAGAAGGCGATTTGGAAAACGAGCCTCAGAAGTTTGGAAATGCCGTAGGTAGCCTTGGCGCCTATGCAGCCTATTTCTTCATGAATCATTGTTTTGGTGTGTCCTCTTTTGGATTACCCTTGTTGATGTTCCTTTTCTCATTGGCATTAATGAAGGCCTACAAACCTTCATTGCTCAAATGGTTCATTTGCGTAGCCGTGGTTATGGAATGGTTCTCAGTAGCCTTAGCAAAGTTTGCAACGCCTTTGTGCTCTTCTTCGCATTTCTGCCCAGGAGGTGAACATGGCTTATATGTTTGCCGCTTGCTGGAACGATACATAGGAAGTCCTGGTCTTGTTGCCATATTGATTATTGTTGCTATATTGTTTCTGATGTATGTTAGTTCAGAGACCATTGTGTGGATTCGCAAAATTCTGAATCCAATGGGATTTGTCAGAAAGGTGAAATTCACCGTCAACAATAATGACACGACGGAAGTCGCACCTGACGATTCCTACGAGAAATTAATTCAAACAGAAGAGGACCCTGAAGTGTTTGACAACCCCCAGACGCAGGTTGTGGACTTTGGACAACAAAAGACTGTTGTCGAGCCTGTTGTAACAACGATGGAACAAAAGGATGAGCCTGAAATTGAGATAACTGTTGCTGGCGAAGAGGAGAAGGCCGACGACACGGAGAATCCCCAGGTGGACGTTGACAACTTAGAGCCTTATGACCCTAAACGTGATTTGGAAAATTACCATTATCCCACGCTGGACCTGCTAAACACCTATGAGTCGGATGGCAAGCCCTACATTGACATGGAAGAGCAGACAGCCAACAAGAATCGAATCATAGAAGTCCTTCGCACGTTCGGCATTGAGATTAGCAGCATCAAGGCCACCGTTGGCCCAACCATCACTCTTTACGAGATTACTCCAGCTCAAGGTGTTCGCATATCTAAGATACGCGGCCTTGAGGATGATATCGCCTTGAGTCTGAAAGCTCTTGGTATTCGTATCATTGCACCTATTCCCGGTAAGGGAACTATAGGTATTGAGGTGCCAAACGCAAAAGCAAACATCGTGTCGATGGAGTCAATCCTTAACTCAAAGAAGTTCCAGGAAACCACGATGGAATTGCCTTGTGCCATGGGTAAGACTATCACAAACGAGGTGTTTATGTTTGACCTTGCAAAAGCCCCGCACTTGCTTGTGGCCGGTGCCACTGGTCAGGGTAAGTCTGTTGGTTTGAATGCCATCCTAACCTCATTGCTATACAAAAAGCACCCAGCCGAGATGAAAATTGTGCTGGTTGACCCCAAGATGGTTGAGTTCAGTATCTATGCCAAGATTGCTAATCACTTCTTGGCAAAGGTACCAGATGACAATGCGTCACCTATCATTACTGACACCACAAAGGTTATTCGTACGCTTCAAAGTCTTTGTGTAGAGATGGATGCTCGTTACGAGTTGCTGATGGCTGCGGGCGAACGCAATATCAAGGACTATAACCGCAAGTTCATTGCCCGAAAGTTGAACCCCGAGAAGGGCCATAAGTTTATGCCATACATCGTGGTTGTTATCGATGAGTATGGCGACCTGATTATGACTGCAGGCAAAGAAATCGAATTGCCTATTGCCCGAATTGCCCAGAAGGCCCGTGCCGTAGGTATTCACATGATTATTGCCACTCAGCGTCCTACCACGAACATCATTACTGGTACCATCAAGGCCAACTTCCCAGCGCGTATTGCCTTCAAGGTTTCACAGGGAATTGACTCGAAGACCATTCTCGACCGTATGGGTGCGCAGCAACTTATTGGCCGAGGCGACATGCTTTACCTCCAAGGAAACGATCCCGTTCGTGTACAATGTGCATTCGTTGACACACCAGAGGTTGATAATATTAATCAGTTTATTGCTCAACAACAGGGCTATTTGGAACCTTACGAGTTGCCTGAGCCTCCCGTAAGTGAGTCTGAAGGCTTGAGTTCATCTGGCAGCGATGCAGATTTGAGTCATCTTGACCCAATGTTTGATGATGCTGCACGCCTCATTGTTCATGAGCAGAGCGGTTCGACGAGTTTGATTCAGCGTAAGTTTGCCATTGGCTATAACCGTGCAGGCCGTTTGATGGACCAATTAGAGAAGGCAGGTATCGTAGGACAGGCACATGGATCGAAGCCCCGTGAGGTTTTGATCCAAGACGACATGAGTCTGGAGAACCTATTGAATTCATTAAAATAA
- a CDS encoding 3'-5' exonuclease, which translates to MLKTIYNKYDKAMIPSLPIAQFPGRIIVILTPGETEKAVRYLLSQPILGFDTETRPSFKRGHQYKVSLLQVSTIDTCFLFRLNHTGLTPAIIQLLEDRTVKKIGLSWHDDLNSLNKIGNFKTGSFIEIQDLVRDLGIEDLSLQKLYANLFNQKISKRQQLSNWETDILTDKQKMYAATDAWACIMIYQEIIKLKESGNYKLIIKEEHNNE; encoded by the coding sequence ATGCTTAAAACGATATACAACAAATATGACAAGGCAATGATTCCATCGTTGCCAATTGCCCAATTTCCCGGAAGAATCATTGTGATTCTGACGCCAGGAGAAACAGAGAAGGCTGTGCGATATTTACTCTCACAACCCATTTTGGGATTTGATACAGAGACTCGGCCATCTTTTAAGCGTGGTCATCAATACAAAGTATCGCTTTTGCAAGTGTCTACCATAGACACATGTTTCTTGTTTAGGTTAAACCACACAGGGCTTACCCCTGCAATCATTCAATTATTGGAAGACCGAACAGTAAAGAAAATAGGTCTTTCCTGGCATGATGACTTAAATTCACTCAATAAAATCGGGAATTTCAAAACGGGTAGTTTTATTGAAATCCAAGACCTTGTTCGCGATTTGGGTATAGAAGACTTGAGTCTACAGAAATTATATGCAAATCTATTTAATCAGAAAATCAGCAAAAGACAACAGTTGAGCAATTGGGAAACTGATATTCTAACTGATAAGCAAAAGATGTATGCTGCCACAGATGCATGGGCTTGCATCATGATATACCAAGAAATCATAAAACTCAAAGAATCGGGCAATTACAAATTAATTATTAAAGAAGAACATAATAATGAATAA